The Motacilla alba alba isolate MOTALB_02 chromosome 13, Motacilla_alba_V1.0_pri, whole genome shotgun sequence sequence ATTCTTGGCATTTAGGTCAGATTAGTACTATATTTTTGTTatgattttggttttattatgtGGTTATAAAAAGTACTAGGGTGGTTTCCAGTAAGTAGCTCCTATTATAACAAGCCGGTGTAACACTTTCAGGCTCTTAACCTAAGTAAACATTCAAACACCTCCATTTAGAACCAAGCCTGCAGAAGAATATTAGAAACTTCACTAGTGAAATAGTTAgttaataaaatgcagaaaaaataaatcctatgCTTTCTGGccatttggaaataaaaaccaaacagatgAGCTCAGAACTTCTTGTGTGTATctaccttatttttttttgcagatttaTAGGTTCTCCCCTACTGCAAGTTGGTTCACAACTATCAAAGTGTGtttttgtaaatatatataatactaAAGTAGCATTTTCTTCAGACCTGAGATAGAAGtcataaagttaaaaaaaaaaaaagaaacaaaaacccaaacacatatacacacacaaaaaaaccaaaccacaaaataagAAGAATTATATAATCTTTTAATTGCATTGTCATTTCATTGTACCCTCTTCAAACAATAATATCATTTGAAAGACATCCAGTTCCCCTATTCTGTTGCACTATACATGTTATGCAAATAAGAGCTGGGGTGGCATACAAAACAAATGTCATTCTGGCTTTTCAAAACAGTTAAAAGAAGTAGAAATTGAAAACATAGCTGGGAATTTACAGCCACGGAAGAACTTTGCAAATGACTGTTTAAATATGAAACACAGATGCAATGGGGGAAGGGAAGCTGGGAAAGAAGAGGGGACAACAAATTTCCAGTTTGAGGTTGAAGGAGGAAAATCCCTAACAACTGTACAGAAGTATCAACACGCTCAGTGTTTACATTCTGAGCATTACCAATGTTACAGATAAGCAATGTActaaaaaaataacttaaaaaaagCTATACAAATTGTACTTATAAATACTATATCTTTGAAACTAGTTATGTAGTGTAGGCTAAAAAAATGTTCACAGTTACTCTGGAGAGagctgtatatatatatatatatattgcacAGTAAAAAAGTTCATTCAGTATACCATGTGTAAacaatttttatcttctttgatAATTTCAGGACTTAGAGGAGTATTTGCTGTGAGCAAAAGCACTTGGGTACAAGGCACatcaaaagcttttaaagctgCAAGATAAATCCTTCTGATGCTTTCCAGTTAGCACTATCattctttttagaaaaatcatTTACCTAGCAATTCAGAACAACACATCCTACAAGTATAACTCAGAGGTCTGGTGACAAAGACATCAGCTGTTCTTGCCTGTTACTCTACAGTAACAGATTTGGCCAAATTTCTTGGGAAGTCCACCTAGAATGAAGAGACAGGCTTTCAGTATGACAGAGTAATACTGACATTCTGCATTTGACAGTTCATTTAGTGTGCTTTTTCTGACTTCCTAATGAGTTCTGCTTGATTCTAGACACATTAACACACACAACAGGCTACAGATCTGCAGATAATGACTTGCAACTGAATTCATCTGTGCTTCCAAAACCCTCCTaacaaatatatatttgctGTGCACAGAATACCCTTCTAAAGCAGTCATCATTGTCAAACTGACACATCAACAAACCAAGGTGTACAAAGCACTTACCTATTTTAAGTACAATATCATACTTGAAGATTAGGTTCTCTGAAAAAGTCCCATTTGCACTCTTAACTAACCAAACTAAACAAAAGAGCTTTATCATTTTTTTACAAGGattcttattaaaaaatacaaaactggaGAACTGGCACTGAAATGTCACCTCTATAACCACACTCACTGTGAGATTCACTAGCTATTTTCATAGCTAGTGAATCTTAGATATGCCATATAACCGGGTCTCCCACTTTACACTGGCAGGAGGAAGTTCAAAACTGCACTAAAAGGAGTGTTAAATATAGACAACACTTACATCATATCCTCTGAGAACAGCCAGGTGAAATGAAAGTAACTGAAGAGGAATGACACTCAACACTCCTTGAAGGCAGTCAACTGTATGAGGCAGCTCAATGGTTTTGTAGGCGAATTTTGAGCTTTCAGTGTCTTCTTTAGAACACAGAATGATTGGACGaccctgaaaataaatttttgcatTGTTAAGTGAAGAGGTAGCCTAGAACTGCTTTGAAATATTGTTCACAGCATGCCTGTATGTGTTTGAAGACACTCAAGTAGCTAACAAAGGCAATGCCAGTTTTGCATAATGGCTCTTGACTTTCACTGTATTGTAAGATTTGAATGTTTTCACTCTGTAGAGTTTTAACATTATTCCATTTACTTCAAAACAGAAagaccccaaaacaaacaaaccataTGAAAGCAGTTTTCACTGCTGATGTTAACCTATAATAACAACCCGCAATGCAGATGTAGCATCTTATTTATAACTTAATAATTAACAAAAACCAGCAGTACATCCCTTTCCAGGTGCACAgtcagcagcagtgcagtgtGCACAATCTCTTTTCCTATGACACAGGAGAAGTTAATTAGTTGAACACTGTACCTGCCGAGCAGTGACCTGTTGCAGAGCATTCTGGCACTTGGTGAAACAAGGATCCTTCATGATCACCATGATAACAGGCATTTGTTTGTCTattagggccaagggcccatGTTTCAGCTCACCAGCCAGGATACCTTCTGAGTGCATATAGgtgatttcttttattttctaaaaaaaatgaaatgcctCAAGTTATTACTAAATCAGCTGAGAAGCAACAGCCACAAGAATCAAAACACCAAGGCTGTACTTCCACCACTTAAATACATGTACCCAGTATCAAGTATTAGTGAAAACACACAGGTGACTGCTGGGATTTCTAGCAGACTGTGGGCAGCAACGGAGCTTGCCCATGCACGTGGAGTAACCAGAGGAATTTTAGGAACCAAACGCCCAGCACAACCTTGGCTACTGCAGTCTACCTTTAACACCAAACTCCTCTGAGCAATGGGTACATGTCCATTTTACCAGGATGTTCATAACATAATGAATGACTTTCATGCATGAGCATCTCTTCTCAACATCAGCACATTGTGTGTTTCTGATGTTGTTTTCAAATGGGTCAGCAACTTAAATTGTTagtttcttgtttttaaatggaCTAATTAAACACTATGTTTATGATGTGAAAGAAACTAGAAAGTGGTATCACATCCAGGTTCACCTTATGTATGTGTTTAAATGCTTCTAGTTATAAATAGCAGTTTTACTGCAGTAGAATTAAATTGTAatgaaatattagaaataaactATGCTGCAGAAGccacaaaatataattttaaataatatcaAAGAATATTAAGAAGTTCCTACCAAAGCTCCTTCCAGACATGTGGCATAATTATACCCACGGCCCATAACCAGCAACGATCTCTGTTTGTACAGTTCAAGAGCCAAATCATGTATCTTCTCATCCAAGGACAAGACTTCTTTAATCATTTCTAttaaggcacagaaaaaaaaaatcaatttttttttaactggaaaaaaaatttcattcatACTAGAATGTTCTAATTATCTAATAGAACAAATACACTTAATGCAATTAAACCATTAACTTAGCAACTTTGACTGCAGTTTAAGGATATTTTCTCCAGCCTTACTTACAGtgataaatttaaaacaattattgGTTTAACCAGTGCTCATACATCCCATTTGAATTTCTAAAGGAAGTTGTGAAATATTCATGTAAAAATCACCTTGAAttggtttcattttatttatccTGATTTCAAGTGGgaggttttaaaaatttcaaaccATGAATTTAGGAGATCAAGTAATATTTCTCAAACAAAACTACCTTATTGTAATTAGAAAACCCAACCCATGAAAATTCCGATCTTCCTGCCAAGTTTCTTGGAAGGGCACTTATAAAATTGGCAGACAGTGCAGAAATGAACAGTCCATTTTTCTCATATTGTCTGCCTTTCAGGATGAGGGGGAGAATGAAActtaaatgagaaagaaatattcCTGAGTAGTATTTTACACTGCCAACATCCCCTATGCCTCCTCAAACCCAAAATATCAATATACCTGGCAATGATTTTAGTCCACTTATGATTTCCTGTCTCCTTTTCTGCAAGGAAATTCTGTCTTCAGACATCATTAGGCCAAACATTACAAGAGACACGAATTGGCTGGTATAGGCCtgcagacaaaacaaaacatttagcAGCTAATTCTGCAGAGAGCGAATACGATCTCAGTTTGGAGTGCTGCAAATGAAATTTGAGTTGTATTCCACAGGGCTGAAGGGTGAAAGTCCAACACTGAACAGCAATTACCTTTGTGCTCGCCACACCAATCTCAGGCCCTGCGTTGATGTGCACACCGCAGTCAGTCTCCCTGGATATCGAACTTCCAACCGTGTTTGTGATGCCGACTGTCAGAGCACGGCGTTCTTTACAATACCTCAAGGCCATGAGTGTATCGGCAGTTTCACCTGGAAAACATTCACACCTTCACTGCAGGGTGGCAGAGATAATAATGATTCCTGAAAAGCATCCAAGTCTACACAAGTGTGTTCTAAGTAACTGTACCCACACTTACACGATGCAAAGTGCAATGGAAAGCAATCTTAGAGCACTCACTCAACAGCAAATGCAGCTTACCTGACTGGCTTATAAAAAAGCACACATCATCCCTGAATACAGGTGTGTTTCTATCCAGGAAGTCACTGGCAAGTTCCACCATCACTGGTAATTCAGTTAATTCTTCCAGGACTTGCCGAGTCTGTATTCAAGCAGAACACAGTATTTGTTAATATTGCCACCCACTAACATTTGGATATTTTACAAATCAGAGAAAATCTAAATGAATTATTATTAGAAAAGCTGGTGATTACAGCTCACCAGAGCTTTAAAAGCCAAGGTGGAAAAAGGTAACTTCTAGCATGGTGATTAATGGCATTGCAGCATCAATAAAGAATGCGGCACTAAGGAAAGCGAAATAAAAGGGTGAGACCCTTCAATGAAAGACAAAGTCTGAGatagaagaaaaagcagatgaaaagctGTTGCCTGAAACCCCAGCAAGTAAGATATAATGCATTTCAAGCAAGGCTGGGAACATACAGCCACTGCAGCGTGGTAACTGGTCCCACAGCCAATAATGATCAGTCTTCGGCATCTTCTGATTTCTTTCAGATGATCCTTCAGTCCCCCCAGAAGAactgcaaacaaataaatacacaatggtggttttcattttctagaTGGCATATTTACAAATTTCAAACTTAGTGCAGTTTGAGGACTGTTCTCCATTACCTGTGCTGCTCTCAAAATTCACCCTGCCTCTCATTGTGTTGACAACTGATTCTGGTTGTtcaaaaatttccttttgcatGAAGGCACTGAAGTTACCTGTTCATAAAAACATGACATGGCAATACTTAGGTTTGTTATTTTAAGTCTAtttcagagaatttttaaaactaactTGACTGTGTTAGCctaaataaaagcacagaatgggcaagaagaaaggaaggatggATAGGTGACTTTATTTGGTTGGTTCCATTTCCCAATACTGACAAGGTAAATAAATTCCTTCATAAGGAAACATCTGTGCTCCCCTTCAATTCCTAATTTATAGTCAAACTTTGCCAACAACTACAATGTGTTAACATTAGTTATATTTTTACTAGATACTGAAATGAATAGAAGTATCTATGACTTTTCCAAGGCTAAAATGGATAGGGTCCCAAGGCTGCCCAAGGCTGCCCAAGGCTGTTCTCTCTTGGTCTCAAAACTTGAAATTGTCAGCTCTCAGTACAAACAGCCTGAATAAAAGGCAATTGTCACAAATTAGCAGTTTGCTGCCTCATCTACTACACAAACAGTAACTATCCATCTTCGATGAAACTCATTTACAGATGCTTCAACCCACCCTTCATGATTTGCTGCAATTCCATCTGCAAGGTCTGGATGGCCCGGGAAGGATCATCACTAGCTGAACGCTCCAGACGGTGAATCGAGAGCTTCCCGTCAGTTACAGCTGCAATGTCATCATCTTCCAAGAAAATCACTCTGTTGGTGTGCTCAATGATAGcactacagagaaaaaaacagaagcaagaCAAACCTGACACGTCAGAATTGGTAATAGCAAAGCGATTAAATATGCCACAAGAGcacttccagccctgcttctctcttcctttaGGACAGAACTGCAGAGCCATCCTAAAGGCAATggctccatctgctgctgctcctgcaatCTCACAGCAACCCACAGCAGGAGGCTCAGCAACCACTGCATCCTTTCCTGCTGGTCTGAGGATGCCTCCCAGTGTCTTTGATGGATCCTGCTAAGGTCACGCTCTTGTTTCCAAGATAAATGTGTGCCTGATGTCCAGGTTCCTGTCCAGCTTGGAACCACACCACTATTTTCCTCCTCCAGTATCTGAATTGAAAACATCACAACCCTGACTAACCTATAGTCTGCCCAAATGCTCAGCTGATGAGTGTCCATTTGTACCCAAATTACTTTCCTACACTGGATGTATTTCACATAGAGGTCAGCAGCTGGCAGATATTGCACTTGTGAAAGTTTGTCAGCAGCATTTGAACTGCAAGCATTTTTCAAGCACCTGAGCCTGGGGGCTTTCTGATGTTACCTGGATTAAAAGCTCTTCTTTCAGAAAGCCAAGGCAGCTTAAATTTCCAGAACTATCtcacttttaaacaaaaaaccagtATTTTCAGCAAAGTTGAAGTACTTTTACTACCTTGCATCTGAAGCAAAGAAGAATTCTACTGCCTTATCCCCAACAGCATGAAGGCAGGTTGAGCTATCCAGTCTTTTCATTTGGGAGTTGCAGATGTTCTTCACATTCTCAATGTTGCCTGTTAAAGAAATCAGACATTCTAAATGCAAACCCAGTTCTGTTCAGTTAAGATTACAGACTATACAGGTTTAGGGTATCACAGTTAGGTGATACCCTACACAGATAAGTGATACCCTAAACCTTATTACAGGTTTAGGGTATCAcctatttatttcagaaataggTTGGGACATGGGAGTTTCACATGAACTACATATTCAGTAGTATAAAAATATCCCCAGCCAAAAAGCTATTTGGGGCATCAGCTGGTAGTTTTATGGTACAAAAGTCAATTAACCTAATTTCTAATCATAAAGTAACAGCAATTTTAGTTCttaaaaagaatgtattttgatTTATCAACTTACATGTTCGATACAAAACTGGAATCTGTTCTGTTGAGAGCTTGTACTTGCTCCTAACCCCAATGAGCAAAGGACTCCCTCTcctacagaaaggaaaacactcaAGTTTATAAGGAGAAATGTGCATACAAAGAATTTACCAGACATCAGTGAAGCTGAAAACACAATATCCCATCTAGCTTCCTAAATAGGAAGAGCCTCCTTCAACCATGATCCTAAGGTCATTACATAGCAGGAGTTATAGAAACTTGGTTCTTCTTACGATTCACCAAATACTACTATATAAGTAATTCCCATGTGCCTTGGTGATTCTTTACCTGTAAGCTACATCCAGgtagagaaaaatgtttatgaacCAGCCGTTTTCTCTCCAGCAATCAGAAAGCATCTTAGTACAGGGACCAATTTGAACCAAAGCTTACCTTGCCTCTAAAGTGAGACAACAGTAAGCTCCTGTGCTCTTTAGAATTGAAGTACTGTTACACTCTTTAGCCTTTCAAACTCAGAAACATCAACCATCCCTACTGCATCTCTTACACTGTAGAATATAAggacaattttttaaattatatggGTTACATGTCACTGAAGACCTTattaaaaaatcacaggaaTAAAAGAACAAGTCACACTCAGATTACAAGATTAGCCTCTCTTAAATTCCTCAGCcctaaaaacccaaacctgaaCCACATATAGAATAGTTCATTTCAGAAGATGTTCTCCAGTTGGAGTGATGGTACAGCTggctttttcaaaattttaatgtaGTCTTATTTTAGACCACTGAAGCAATGGGCTTTTGGTTTGTAATATAAAACGGTCTTTATTCTCATCACTTGCTATTTTAATCACTTgctattttaatatctttacaTTTCCTGAAAGTTGTTTTTCAAGTCATAAATAAAAGTAGAACTTAACACAGAAAGACACCATAAATGCTACGACAGCTATAGAACTCTATTTGTATAACCTGTCACTATGGTGGTCTTTCAGCCCACATGAATATTCTTACCTCAGTCTTTACTCAATGGGAACTAAAACTGAACAAtaccccttccctctcccctttttGATATAGGAAGAATGTTAGCATGCTCAATACAAATTTAGAAACACAAGATacactgagatttttaaattgaCTCCCTGATTTTGGTTAATTAAGCACTTTAAACATCAATATTTTAGTATCTTTAAGAGAGGCtggcttttttttaacctaataAAAAGCATGCATTATGTATGAAATGGACTTTTACTAACCTGGTAGCAACAGCTTCACCTGGGTAATGGATGCTCTTGAAAACCAATGCAAAAGCACCTTCCTGGAAACCATGCatacaaaggagaaaaaaaaagagatcctAAACAACTTATCTCAAATAGTTGCATCTCATTAAACTGAGGCCCCTCTCTGAAGAGGCACTGAAGGAGCTGCTATCAGGAGTCTCTCCCTGGAGGGCAGACTGCACCTTTAAAGGAATTGGTCACGGAGCAGAACAAGCTGACATGCACATAGACGGTGCAACAGCTCAAAGATCAGGATGTGAGCACTTGGCCtctctttataaataaaaaccaTAAACTTGAATGCAAAGGTCATGAAGATGTCAGAGATGCTACTCATAATCAACATGAATATTGTTAGACATTTACTTTGAGTAAGACTTTCAATCAGAATTTTACTTGTCGCGCACTACCATGCAGTTTCAACTAAAAACCTGGAGCTACTATTTCTAGTTCAAGCAGCAAATTCTCATTAAtgtatttc is a genomic window containing:
- the GFPT2 gene encoding glutamine--fructose-6-phosphate aminotransferase [isomerizing] 2 isoform X1, with the translated sequence MGQTRCLLNKTPPGIFAYLNYRVPRTRKEIYETLIKGLQRLEYRGYDSAGVAIDGNNNEDKERFIKLVKKRGKVKALEEELYKQDDLDSKMDFETHFGIAHTRWATHGVPSAINSHPQRSDKRNEFVVIHNGIITNYKDLRKFLESKGYEFESETDTETIPKLIKYMYDNRESEDTSFSALVERVIQQLEGAFALVFKSIHYPGEAVATRRGSPLLIGVRSKYKLSTEQIPVLYRTCNIENVKNICNSQMKRLDSSTCLHAVGDKAVEFFFASDASAIIEHTNRVIFLEDDDIAAVTDGKLSIHRLERSASDDPSRAIQTLQMELQQIMKGNFSAFMQKEIFEQPESVVNTMRGRVNFESSTVLLGGLKDHLKEIRRCRRLIIIGCGTSYHAAVATRQVLEELTELPVMVELASDFLDRNTPVFRDDVCFFISQSGETADTLMALRYCKERRALTVGITNTVGSSISRETDCGVHINAGPEIGVASTKAYTSQFVSLVMFGLMMSEDRISLQKRRQEIISGLKSLPEMIKEVLSLDEKIHDLALELYKQRSLLVMGRGYNYATCLEGALKIKEITYMHSEGILAGELKHGPLALIDKQMPVIMVIMKDPCFTKCQNALQQVTARQGRPIILCSKEDTESSKFAYKTIELPHTVDCLQGVLSVIPLQLLSFHLAVLRGYDVDFPRNLAKSVTVE
- the GFPT2 gene encoding glutamine--fructose-6-phosphate aminotransferase [isomerizing] 2 isoform X2, with the translated sequence MCGIFAYLNYRVPRTRKEIYETLIKGLQRLEYRGYDSAGVAIDGNNNEDKERFIKLVKKRGKVKALEEELYKQDDLDSKMDFETHFGIAHTRWATHGVPSAINSHPQRSDKRNEFVVIHNGIITNYKDLRKFLESKGYEFESETDTETIPKLIKYMYDNRESEDTSFSALVERVIQQLEGAFALVFKSIHYPGEAVATRRGSPLLIGVRSKYKLSTEQIPVLYRTCNIENVKNICNSQMKRLDSSTCLHAVGDKAVEFFFASDASAIIEHTNRVIFLEDDDIAAVTDGKLSIHRLERSASDDPSRAIQTLQMELQQIMKGNFSAFMQKEIFEQPESVVNTMRGRVNFESSTVLLGGLKDHLKEIRRCRRLIIIGCGTSYHAAVATRQVLEELTELPVMVELASDFLDRNTPVFRDDVCFFISQSGETADTLMALRYCKERRALTVGITNTVGSSISRETDCGVHINAGPEIGVASTKAYTSQFVSLVMFGLMMSEDRISLQKRRQEIISGLKSLPEMIKEVLSLDEKIHDLALELYKQRSLLVMGRGYNYATCLEGALKIKEITYMHSEGILAGELKHGPLALIDKQMPVIMVIMKDPCFTKCQNALQQVTARQGRPIILCSKEDTESSKFAYKTIELPHTVDCLQGVLSVIPLQLLSFHLAVLRGYDVDFPRNLAKSVTVE